A single genomic interval of Pelagerythrobacter marensis harbors:
- a CDS encoding ABC transporter permease has translation MQEGAFFEVEETGGNGARLVLSGPYLVSTIGAVDQALRDIDRDLSAIDLSNVSEIDTVGAWIASSLAARHDAEITGASERAQRLLKAVGQIGEGADVRPERLPVYLRVPDEVGALVRDFGRGFVGIVGFLGQILVSGASLVRHPSRFRGRALVRQMELVGVSSLPIIGLMSFLIGIVIAQQGAVQLAQFGAETLTINLVGRITLRELGVLMTAIMVAGRSGSAFAAQLGTMKLTEEVDAMRTIGISPIEALVIPRILAAVLMMPLLGFFASCIAIVGGAVIGDVMLGIPFFTFLSRIQEVVPLYDLYVGLAKAPVFGLIVALTGCYQGLQVQGNSEQVGLKTTKAVVQAIFMVIVLDAFFAVFFTEIGWG, from the coding sequence ATGCAGGAAGGGGCGTTCTTCGAGGTCGAGGAAACGGGCGGCAACGGCGCGCGCCTCGTTCTTTCAGGGCCCTATCTTGTCTCCACGATCGGGGCGGTGGACCAGGCCCTGCGCGATATCGACCGCGATCTGAGCGCGATCGATCTTTCGAACGTAAGCGAAATCGACACTGTCGGCGCGTGGATCGCCAGCAGCCTCGCCGCGCGCCACGATGCGGAAATCACCGGCGCCAGCGAACGCGCGCAACGCCTGCTGAAGGCGGTCGGGCAGATCGGCGAAGGGGCCGATGTCCGGCCCGAGCGCCTTCCCGTATATCTCCGGGTGCCGGATGAAGTCGGCGCGCTGGTGCGCGATTTCGGGCGGGGGTTCGTCGGCATAGTCGGCTTCCTCGGCCAGATCCTGGTTTCCGGGGCCAGCCTGGTTCGCCATCCTTCGCGCTTTCGCGGGCGCGCGCTGGTGCGCCAGATGGAGCTGGTGGGCGTGTCCTCGTTGCCGATCATCGGGCTGATGAGCTTCCTGATCGGTATCGTCATCGCCCAGCAGGGGGCGGTGCAGCTGGCGCAGTTCGGGGCCGAAACGCTGACGATCAACCTGGTAGGCCGGATCACCTTGCGCGAACTGGGCGTGCTGATGACCGCGATCATGGTCGCGGGCCGGTCGGGCAGCGCCTTCGCCGCGCAGCTCGGCACGATGAAGCTGACCGAGGAAGTCGATGCCATGCGCACGATCGGCATCTCCCCGATCGAGGCGCTGGTGATCCCGCGCATCCTCGCCGCCGTGCTGATGATGCCGCTGCTCGGGTTCTTCGCATCGTGTATCGCGATCGTCGGCGGAGCGGTGATCGGGGATGTCATGCTGGGCATCCCGTTCTTCACGTTTCTCAGCCGGATTCAGGAAGTCGTGCCGCTCTACGACCTCTACGTCGGCCTCGCCAAGGCGCCCGTCTTTGGGCTCATCGTGGCGCTGACCGGATGCTATCAGGGGCTGCAGGTTCAGGGCAATTCGGAACAGGTCGGCCTCAAGACGACCAAGGCCGTGGTCCAGGCGATCTTCATGGTCATCGTGCTCGATGCCTTCTTCGCGGTGTTCTTTACCGAGATCGGATGGGGATGA
- a CDS encoding ABC transporter ATP-binding protein yields MSEEESERETKGLGRYERFRGDHPIVVEGLVNRFGDQTIHEDLSLTVNRGEILGVVGGSGTGKSVLMRSIIGLQTPNAGQIEVFGRSITDAEPDENLGLRNRWGVLFQGGALFSTLTVGENVEVPLKQFYPDIQPQLLHEIARYKVVMSGLPEEAASKYPSELSGGMKKRAGLARALALDPELLFLDEPTAGLDPIGAAKFDRLTRELQQTLGLTVFLITHDLDTLYEICDRVAVLADRQVIAVGTIPELLETDHPWIDEYFNGPRGRAARESKTRAETMDNPPGDGA; encoded by the coding sequence ATGAGCGAAGAGGAAAGCGAACGCGAGACGAAGGGGCTCGGCCGTTACGAACGGTTCCGCGGCGACCACCCGATCGTCGTGGAAGGGCTGGTGAACCGCTTCGGCGACCAGACGATTCATGAGGATCTGTCGCTCACCGTCAACCGGGGGGAAATTCTCGGCGTGGTCGGCGGGTCGGGCACCGGCAAGTCGGTGCTGATGCGCTCGATCATCGGGTTGCAGACGCCGAACGCGGGCCAGATCGAGGTGTTCGGGCGGTCGATCACCGATGCCGAGCCGGACGAGAACCTCGGCCTGCGCAACCGCTGGGGCGTGCTGTTCCAGGGCGGCGCGCTGTTTTCGACCCTGACGGTGGGCGAGAATGTGGAGGTGCCGCTCAAGCAGTTCTATCCCGATATCCAGCCGCAACTGCTGCACGAGATCGCCCGCTACAAGGTCGTGATGTCGGGCCTGCCGGAAGAGGCGGCGAGCAAGTATCCGTCGGAGCTTTCGGGCGGGATGAAGAAACGCGCAGGGCTGGCGCGCGCGCTCGCGCTCGATCCCGAGCTGCTGTTTCTCGACGAGCCGACCGCCGGCCTCGATCCGATCGGCGCGGCCAAGTTCGACCGCCTGACGCGCGAATTGCAGCAGACGCTGGGCCTGACCGTGTTCCTGATCACGCACGATCTCGATACGCTGTATGAAATCTGCGACCGCGTGGCCGTGCTGGCCGATCGCCAGGTGATTGCCGTGGGCACGATCCCCGAGCTGCTCGAAACCGACCATCCGTGGATCGACGAATACTTCAACGGCCCGCGCGGGCGCGCCGCCCGCGAGAGCAAGACGCGCGCCGAAACGATGGACAATCCCCCGGGCGACGGGGCATAG
- a CDS encoding MlaD family protein, whose translation METRANHVWVGAVTLALLAAAALFFVWLARLGQGAQDEYDIFFKQSVAGLANGSQVSFAGVPVGQVSQIALWETDPQFVRVRVKVRDEVPIRVGTTATIQGSFTGVSTILLDGARRDAPALTCEEGPGNTACPEGVPVIPTKPGGLGELLANAPLLLERLATLTERLTMLLSDENQGEIAGILRNTNRMTADLAQTAPQVERTMAELQVTLRESSEALDAFEKVMGSTDRLLNQEGQSLATQLRSTLTSAEAAANALTETMEQAQPATRQLSESTLPAAEAALEDLRATSKALRNVTEKIETQGAGSLIGGQKLPDYEP comes from the coding sequence ATGGAAACACGCGCAAATCACGTCTGGGTGGGGGCCGTAACGCTGGCATTGCTGGCCGCCGCGGCGCTGTTCTTCGTCTGGCTCGCCCGGCTGGGGCAGGGCGCGCAAGACGAATACGACATCTTCTTCAAACAGTCGGTGGCCGGCCTCGCCAACGGATCGCAGGTGTCCTTCGCCGGGGTGCCGGTCGGTCAGGTCAGCCAGATCGCGCTGTGGGAAACCGATCCGCAATTCGTGCGCGTGCGGGTAAAAGTGAGGGACGAGGTGCCGATCCGCGTCGGCACGACCGCCACGATCCAGGGTTCGTTCACCGGGGTTTCGACGATCCTGCTCGACGGCGCGCGGCGCGACGCTCCTGCACTCACGTGTGAGGAAGGGCCGGGCAACACCGCCTGCCCCGAAGGCGTTCCGGTGATCCCGACCAAGCCGGGCGGGCTGGGCGAACTGCTCGCCAATGCGCCGCTGCTGCTCGAACGGCTGGCGACGCTGACCGAGCGGCTGACGATGCTGCTGTCCGACGAGAACCAGGGGGAGATCGCCGGCATTCTGCGCAATACCAACCGCATGACCGCCGACCTGGCGCAGACCGCACCGCAGGTGGAACGAACGATGGCCGAACTGCAGGTGACGCTGCGCGAATCGAGCGAGGCGCTGGATGCGTTCGAGAAAGTCATGGGATCGACCGACCGTCTGCTGAACCAGGAAGGGCAGTCGCTCGCGACCCAGCTGCGCTCCACACTGACGTCGGCCGAGGCGGCGGCCAATGCCCTGACCGAAACGATGGAGCAGGCGCAGCCCGCCACTCGCCAGCTCAGCGAAAGCACGCTGCCGGCGGCGGAGGCCGCGCTGGAGGATCTGCGCGCGACCAGCAAGGCGCTGCGCAACGTCACCGAGAAGATCGAAACGCAAGGCGCCGGGTCGCTGATCGGCGGGCAGAAGCTGCCCGACTACGAACCATGA
- a CDS encoding ABC-type transport auxiliary lipoprotein family protein, translating to MRATVRTFPALAALAALAGCVSFGSEPPESLLTLTPTAAAPAGSGASGSAAGSLAILVPEAPARLDVVRVPVQIDGATLAYLKDAVWVDKPARLFRTLLAETIRTRSGRVVIDSDDPALTPSTRLRGVLRDFGYDASSSSVVVRFDAIRETSGRGIETRRFESVVPGVAPETAAVGPALNRAANDVAGQVADWVG from the coding sequence ATGCGCGCGACAGTCAGGACCTTTCCGGCGCTTGCGGCGCTTGCCGCGCTGGCCGGATGCGTCAGCTTCGGCAGCGAGCCGCCCGAAAGCCTGCTGACGCTGACCCCCACCGCGGCGGCGCCGGCGGGATCGGGCGCTTCGGGCAGTGCCGCCGGCTCGCTGGCGATCCTCGTTCCCGAGGCGCCCGCGCGGCTCGATGTCGTGCGGGTCCCGGTGCAGATCGACGGCGCCACGCTCGCCTATCTCAAGGACGCGGTCTGGGTGGACAAGCCCGCGCGTCTGTTCCGCACGCTTCTGGCCGAAACGATCCGCACGCGTTCGGGCCGGGTGGTGATCGATTCGGACGATCCGGCGCTGACGCCCAGCACCCGGTTGCGCGGCGTGCTGCGCGATTTCGGGTACGATGCGTCGTCGTCGTCAGTCGTCGTGCGCTTCGATGCGATCCGCGAGACGAGCGGCCGGGGGATCGAAACCCGCCGTTTCGAAAGTGTCGTCCCCGGCGTGGCCCCGGAAACCGCGGCCGTCGGCCCCGCGCTCAACCGCGCGGCAAACGATGTTGCCGGTCAGGTCGCGGACTGGGTGGGTTAG
- a CDS encoding alpha/beta hydrolase, whose protein sequence is MPFGPSFQHARHRSAIGERGRGGARCPFDCPSKLPGAESACAKIVGQQQAKAALEHVAAQGAALGIDPSRLAVAGDSAGGNMAIAVTMMAKERHGPQISHQLLFYPVTDDVSDNASYRAFGNGPFLTRKAMDYFLEANYPAERRQDVLAFPLRASLDQLAGLPAATIIVAENDLLRDEGEAYGRRLIEAGVPVATARYNGTIHDFVMLNSLAASEPARAAIAQGAARLRSAFAH, encoded by the coding sequence GTGCCGTTCGGCCCCTCGTTTCAACATGCACGACATCGCAGCGCTATCGGCGAGCGGGGCCGGGGCGGCGCACGCTGCCCTTTCGATTGCCCTTCGAAGCTGCCGGGCGCCGAGTCCGCTTGCGCGAAGATCGTCGGGCAACAGCAGGCAAAGGCCGCGCTCGAACATGTCGCTGCCCAGGGGGCCGCGCTGGGCATCGATCCCTCGCGGCTGGCCGTGGCGGGCGACAGCGCGGGCGGCAACATGGCCATTGCCGTCACGATGATGGCCAAGGAGCGCCACGGGCCGCAGATCAGCCACCAGCTGCTGTTCTATCCGGTGACCGACGATGTCTCGGACAACGCCTCCTACCGCGCGTTCGGCAATGGTCCGTTCCTGACCCGGAAGGCGATGGATTACTTCCTGGAGGCGAACTATCCGGCCGAACGCCGCCAGGACGTGCTGGCCTTCCCGCTTCGGGCTTCGCTCGACCAGTTGGCGGGCTTGCCAGCGGCAACGATCATCGTGGCCGAGAACGATCTGCTGCGCGACGAGGGCGAGGCCTATGGCCGTCGCCTGATCGAAGCCGGCGTGCCCGTCGCCACCGCCCGCTACAACGGCACCATACATGATTTCGTGATGCTCAATTCCCTGGCCGCGAGCGAACCCGCCCGCGCTGCCATTGCGCAAGGCGCTGCACGCCTGCGCAGCGCTTTCGCGCACTGA
- a CDS encoding alkaline phosphatase D family protein, protein MTLNRRNVLTLMGAGSALTVPGIAVAQQAPAQVRFVHGVASGDPVPDGAVIWTRATAEEGFGGDIGLQWHVASAPDTAPLASGEVWARASADHTAKVEVSGLRPGTDYRYWFETADGVRSPVGRFRTLPVGAVDELVLAVASCQLYPGGLFNAYADMAALPRLDAVVHLGDYIYEYGDAGYGAEIGRRLGRLPDPPHEIVSLADYRRRHAQMKSDPDLQAAHARAAFICVWDDHEVTNDGWIGGAENHQPESEGDWAARKAVAMQAYFEWMPIRDPDPLRAHEAIFRSFEFGDLATLAMVETRLLARDKQAAPKGELPPTERVAALLAERERPGRELLGRGQSEWLEGVLRASVNAGKPWQILGNQVVMARVAGPDLEASLGAEGYAEMRARMPEQYRAQIDTALAGYRAGVPFNLDSWDGYPHARERLYELFARAGSRPLVLSGDSHAAWSNNLHDRSGRLAGVEVGCTAITSPSYGSILPGLGRFLAAANEEVVFCDQDSKGYALVTLTPEQARAEHVAVSTIFARPFERRVTASFRASPDGPLQALES, encoded by the coding sequence ATGACCTTGAACCGCCGCAATGTTCTGACGCTGATGGGCGCCGGGAGCGCGCTGACCGTTCCCGGCATCGCCGTCGCCCAGCAGGCGCCGGCACAGGTGCGCTTCGTCCACGGGGTCGCCAGCGGCGACCCCGTGCCGGACGGCGCGGTCATCTGGACCCGCGCCACGGCCGAGGAAGGGTTCGGCGGCGACATCGGGCTGCAGTGGCACGTTGCAAGCGCGCCGGACACCGCGCCGCTCGCCAGCGGAGAAGTGTGGGCGCGGGCGTCCGCCGATCACACCGCCAAGGTCGAAGTGAGCGGCCTGCGCCCCGGCACCGACTATCGCTACTGGTTCGAGACGGCGGACGGCGTCCGTTCCCCCGTCGGCCGGTTCCGCACATTGCCGGTGGGCGCGGTGGACGAGCTGGTGCTGGCGGTCGCGTCCTGCCAGCTCTATCCCGGCGGGCTGTTCAACGCCTATGCCGATATGGCCGCCCTGCCGCGCCTCGACGCGGTGGTGCATCTCGGCGACTATATCTATGAATATGGCGATGCGGGCTATGGCGCGGAAATCGGCCGCCGCCTCGGCCGGCTGCCCGATCCGCCGCACGAAATCGTCTCGCTCGCCGATTACCGCCGCCGCCATGCGCAGATGAAGTCCGACCCGGACTTGCAGGCGGCCCACGCCCGCGCCGCCTTCATCTGCGTGTGGGACGATCACGAAGTCACCAACGACGGATGGATCGGCGGGGCGGAGAACCACCAGCCGGAAAGCGAAGGCGACTGGGCCGCGCGCAAGGCGGTGGCGATGCAGGCCTATTTCGAATGGATGCCGATCCGCGATCCCGATCCGCTGCGCGCGCACGAGGCGATCTTCCGCAGCTTCGAATTCGGCGATCTCGCCACGCTGGCGATGGTCGAGACCCGGCTGCTGGCACGCGACAAGCAGGCCGCGCCGAAGGGCGAGCTGCCGCCGACAGAACGCGTCGCAGCGCTGCTGGCGGAGCGCGAGCGGCCCGGGCGCGAACTGCTCGGGCGCGGGCAGAGCGAATGGCTCGAAGGCGTGCTGCGCGCTTCCGTGAACGCCGGCAAGCCGTGGCAGATCCTCGGCAATCAGGTGGTCATGGCGCGCGTTGCCGGACCGGATCTGGAAGCGAGCCTCGGCGCGGAAGGATATGCCGAGATGCGCGCCCGAATGCCCGAGCAATATCGCGCGCAGATCGACACCGCGCTGGCCGGATATCGCGCCGGCGTGCCGTTCAATCTCGATAGCTGGGACGGCTATCCGCATGCGCGCGAGCGGCTTTACGAGCTGTTCGCCCGCGCCGGATCGCGTCCGCTGGTGCTATCCGGCGACAGCCACGCCGCCTGGAGCAACAATCTGCACGATCGCTCGGGCCGGCTTGCCGGCGTAGAGGTCGGCTGCACGGCGATCACCAGCCCGTCCTACGGCTCGATCTTGCCGGGCCTGGGGCGCTTCCTCGCCGCGGCCAACGAGGAAGTGGTCTTCTGCGACCAGGACAGCAAGGGCTATGCCCTGGTCACGCTGACGCCGGAGCAGGCCCGGGCGGAGCATGTCGCCGTCTCGACGATCTTCGCCAGACCGTTCGAACGGCGCGTAACCGCCTCATTCCGCGCCAGCCCCGATGGCCCGCTGCAAGCGCTGGAAAGCTAA
- a CDS encoding TonB-dependent receptor: protein MKLRYASARLLLASTALVACPALAQEAGESTDRESTGRSGNEIVVTAQKFEQRAQDVPITVSALGGERIEELGVSDLDELSNYVPGLNIQEQSANNPGIVIRGVTSDSGSAQQGPRVTLYYNGVDISRSRGSYQSIYDLDRIEVIKGPQATLFGTASAVGAISIVPARPEPGVSAKLTGAYGNFDYTKLSGFVNAGNDTVAGRIAFEWKKRDGYVENLSPAQDEDLYALDNLGLRASLRLIPHDDLTVDLVGTFDRQRNGGTPFISGTFATEAGPADPFGPAHLGGSPLSSEALGKDQLGLDREIYDLNLTAEYAFADDWTFTTVNGYREFDSLETFDADGSAAWYLEFAEIAKGWQFSHEGRFAYSGMDLRGSFGWNYFTEDGRQNVPFSGEEGTFVQCLTGAVPNVPCVAADGSVPASQVLAALTGGAVTQLPYRSVYENQGQNDSYSVFADGTWLPTDRLELTAGVRLQWEDRQSGYSSTVPAPVLIGLLPDEMRQALLAALPSLAYSLIPGQTDTGGRTYTAQDDFFDVLPRFNVLYRATDDVNLYATVSKGRRSAVVQLGATRDGQGNAVPNYQLVPEEVVWNYEAGVKVSSGPVSASLGAYYLDYSGFQVSVLQEDGSSRTESAGSAANLGVEAELAVQATPWLSLFANGAYIDAKVDEDSALTPAYSGARFRLQPKWQAAAGFTVDAPVGNGMRVFATPSVTHRSRIYFEMPNSDLLSQDAVTLVNARAGLSFAENRFEIAAFVRNATNEDYLLDAGNTGGAFGIPTFIPAEPRFYGVELTARLF, encoded by the coding sequence ATGAAACTTCGTTACGCAAGTGCACGCCTTCTTCTCGCGTCGACCGCGCTGGTCGCCTGCCCTGCCCTGGCGCAGGAGGCGGGCGAATCGACGGACCGCGAAAGCACCGGCCGATCGGGCAACGAGATCGTCGTCACCGCGCAGAAATTCGAACAGCGCGCGCAGGACGTGCCGATCACGGTTTCCGCGCTGGGCGGCGAGCGAATCGAGGAACTGGGGGTCTCCGACCTCGACGAGCTTTCCAACTACGTCCCCGGCCTCAACATTCAGGAGCAGAGCGCCAACAACCCCGGCATCGTGATCCGCGGCGTGACCTCGGATTCCGGTTCGGCGCAGCAGGGGCCGCGCGTCACGCTCTACTACAACGGCGTGGACATCTCGCGCTCGCGCGGGAGCTATCAGTCGATCTACGATCTCGACCGGATCGAAGTCATCAAGGGGCCGCAGGCGACCCTGTTCGGCACCGCCTCCGCCGTCGGCGCGATCAGCATCGTGCCGGCACGGCCGGAGCCCGGCGTTTCGGCCAAGCTGACCGGCGCATACGGCAATTTCGACTACACCAAGCTGTCGGGCTTCGTGAATGCAGGCAACGACACAGTCGCCGGCCGCATCGCCTTCGAATGGAAGAAGCGCGACGGCTATGTCGAGAACCTCAGCCCCGCGCAGGACGAAGATCTGTACGCGCTCGACAATCTGGGTCTGCGCGCTTCGCTGCGCCTTATCCCTCACGACGATCTGACCGTCGACCTGGTCGGTACCTTCGATCGCCAGCGCAATGGCGGCACACCCTTCATTTCCGGCACTTTCGCGACCGAGGCAGGCCCGGCCGATCCCTTCGGCCCGGCTCACCTGGGCGGATCGCCCCTATCCAGCGAAGCGCTCGGCAAGGACCAACTCGGGCTCGATCGCGAGATCTACGATCTGAACCTCACCGCCGAGTACGCTTTCGCCGATGACTGGACCTTCACCACGGTCAACGGCTATCGCGAGTTCGACAGCCTGGAGACTTTCGACGCCGACGGCTCGGCGGCCTGGTATCTGGAATTCGCCGAGATCGCCAAGGGCTGGCAGTTCAGCCACGAAGGCCGGTTCGCCTATTCGGGCATGGATCTGCGCGGCTCTTTCGGCTGGAACTATTTCACCGAAGACGGCCGGCAGAACGTGCCCTTCTCCGGCGAGGAAGGGACATTCGTGCAGTGCCTGACCGGCGCGGTGCCGAACGTGCCCTGCGTGGCGGCAGATGGCAGCGTGCCGGCATCGCAAGTCCTCGCGGCCCTGACCGGAGGCGCGGTAACGCAGCTTCCCTACCGGTCGGTCTACGAAAACCAGGGGCAGAACGACAGCTATTCGGTATTCGCCGATGGAACCTGGCTGCCGACCGACAGGCTGGAACTGACCGCCGGCGTTCGCCTGCAGTGGGAGGACCGGCAGTCGGGCTATTCCTCCACGGTGCCGGCCCCGGTGCTGATCGGCCTGCTGCCGGACGAAATGCGCCAGGCGCTGCTGGCGGCACTGCCCAGCCTCGCCTACTCGCTGATCCCCGGCCAGACCGACACGGGCGGGAGGACCTATACCGCGCAGGACGATTTCTTCGACGTTCTGCCGCGCTTCAACGTGCTCTATCGCGCCACCGACGACGTGAATCTCTACGCCACCGTTTCGAAAGGTCGCCGTTCGGCCGTCGTCCAGCTGGGCGCAACGCGCGATGGCCAGGGCAACGCGGTTCCCAATTATCAGCTCGTGCCGGAAGAAGTCGTCTGGAACTATGAAGCCGGGGTGAAAGTCAGCAGCGGGCCGGTGTCGGCTTCGCTGGGCGCCTACTACCTCGACTATTCGGGCTTCCAGGTCAGCGTGCTGCAAGAGGATGGCTCGTCCCGCACCGAAAGTGCCGGCTCGGCGGCCAATCTCGGGGTCGAGGCGGAGCTGGCCGTGCAGGCGACGCCGTGGCTCAGCCTGTTCGCCAACGGCGCCTATATCGACGCCAAGGTGGATGAGGACAGCGCCCTGACGCCGGCCTATTCCGGCGCGCGTTTCCGCCTGCAGCCGAAGTGGCAGGCCGCGGCCGGCTTCACCGTCGATGCCCCGGTCGGCAACGGCATGCGCGTCTTCGCGACGCCCAGCGTCACGCACCGCAGCCGGATCTATTTCGAGATGCCCAACAGCGACCTGCTCTCGCAGGATGCGGTCACTCTGGTCAACGCGCGGGCGGGCCTCAGCTTCGCCGAAAACCGGTTCGAGATTGCCGCCTTCGTCCGCAACGCGACGAACGAGGATTATCTGCTCGATGCGGGTAACACGGGCGGCGCTTTCGGTATCCCGACCTTCATTCCCGCCGAACCGCGCTTCTATGGCGTGGAACTGACCGCGCGGCTATTCTGA
- a CDS encoding XRE family transcriptional regulator — MRGIRSRNGWTLKEMSAKSGIPVSTLSKVEHDRLTLSYDKLQQLSQRLNIRMADLFAEGGEDSAPRVTGRRSIGTLDQAVRVTTDNYDYHYLCTDLRRKRMIPIVTRIRAHSASEFGDLVHHQGEEFIYVLEGRIEVHSEFYDPVVLEAGQSIYLDSSMGHAYVVAPGCEEALVLGVCSSSDEGLMDSLMNLHG, encoded by the coding sequence ATGCGCGGTATTCGCAGCAGAAACGGCTGGACGCTCAAGGAAATGAGCGCAAAATCCGGCATTCCCGTTTCGACTCTGTCGAAAGTCGAACACGATCGGCTGACGCTGAGTTACGACAAGCTCCAGCAGCTCAGCCAACGGCTCAACATCCGCATGGCCGATCTCTTCGCGGAAGGGGGCGAAGACTCTGCCCCGCGCGTAACGGGTCGGCGCAGCATCGGCACTCTCGATCAGGCGGTGCGGGTCACGACCGACAACTACGACTACCACTACCTCTGTACCGACTTGCGCCGGAAACGAATGATTCCCATCGTGACGCGCATTCGCGCCCACAGCGCGAGCGAATTCGGCGATCTCGTGCATCATCAGGGCGAAGAGTTCATCTACGTCCTCGAAGGCCGGATCGAAGTGCATTCCGAATTCTACGACCCCGTCGTGCTCGAAGCCGGGCAGAGCATCTATCTCGATTCGTCGATGGGCCACGCCTATGTCGTCGCACCGGGGTGCGAGGAAGCCCTGGTCCTGGGCGTCTGCTCAAGCTCTGACGAAGGGCTGATGGATTCGCTGATGAACCTGCACGGGTAA
- a CDS encoding serine hydrolase domain-containing protein has translation MTGLAVLIALPLLAQGPVRQSPEAQPAGPAGSQPAEETAPVALDAADLEAWLDGFMPYALARGQIAGAVVVVVRGDGPVLEKGYGYADVAARKPVDPQTTLFRPGSVSKLLTWTAVMQQVEAGELDLDEDVNAYLDFEIPPYEGEPVTLRHILTHRAGFEESIRHLISSDPDAVMPLAAYVKKALPKQVVAPGTTPAYSNYATALAGYIVERVSGEPFDDYIERHIFAPLEMRYATFRQPLPDALQPFMSKGYPTAAEEAKPFEMVIPAPAGSLSASGAAMGKFMMAHLNDGGALLQPGTAQEMHDYRAPGVGPLNTMALGFYEQWVNGHRAIGHGGDTVWFHSYMWLFPEADIGLYISMNSAGKDGAAGALRSGLFHEFADRYLPGPTPTGRVDEETAREHAAMIAGNYVSSRGAFTNFMSVLSLLSPLQVVVDEDGKIALPALDGLSAGARDWVEVEPFLWVDTATGERLAAEVKDGRVVRLSTDAVSPFMVLEPASAGTNGAWLVPALLAALGLVLLAAVAWPIRALVRRHFDAPFALEGNARTAWRLSRLFAWLVLLAVAGWIMLVVAFSDDIGALGGPLDWLVILLRVLTPVATVGLLAASAWHSWLCFRDKRRWTMKLGAALLVLAALVLVWVTLAFNLYGFSMVY, from the coding sequence ATGACTGGCTTGGCCGTGTTGATCGCACTGCCGCTCCTCGCCCAGGGTCCGGTACGACAATCGCCGGAGGCGCAACCTGCAGGCCCCGCCGGGTCGCAGCCGGCCGAAGAGACAGCGCCGGTAGCGCTCGACGCCGCCGACCTGGAAGCGTGGCTGGACGGGTTCATGCCCTATGCCCTCGCACGCGGCCAGATCGCCGGCGCCGTCGTCGTGGTCGTGCGCGGCGATGGGCCTGTGCTGGAGAAAGGCTACGGCTATGCCGATGTCGCGGCGCGAAAGCCCGTGGATCCGCAAACCACGCTGTTTCGGCCCGGCTCGGTTTCCAAGCTGCTGACGTGGACGGCGGTGATGCAGCAGGTCGAGGCCGGCGAGCTCGATCTCGACGAGGACGTGAATGCCTATCTCGATTTCGAGATTCCGCCCTATGAAGGCGAGCCGGTCACCCTTCGTCACATCCTGACGCATAGAGCGGGATTCGAGGAATCGATCCGCCACCTGATCAGCAGCGACCCCGACGCGGTGATGCCGCTCGCGGCCTACGTCAAGAAAGCGCTGCCCAAGCAGGTCGTCGCGCCGGGAACCACGCCGGCATACTCCAATTATGCAACCGCGCTGGCCGGATACATCGTCGAGCGTGTCAGCGGCGAGCCGTTCGACGATTACATCGAGCGGCACATTTTCGCCCCGCTGGAAATGCGATACGCGACTTTCCGTCAGCCGCTTCCCGACGCGTTGCAGCCGTTCATGTCGAAAGGGTATCCGACCGCGGCGGAAGAGGCGAAGCCGTTCGAGATGGTCATTCCGGCGCCCGCCGGCAGCCTTTCGGCTTCGGGCGCTGCGATGGGCAAGTTCATGATGGCGCATCTGAATGACGGCGGTGCGCTGCTCCAACCCGGAACCGCGCAGGAAATGCACGACTATCGCGCGCCGGGCGTCGGGCCGCTCAACACTATGGCGCTCGGGTTCTACGAGCAGTGGGTCAATGGCCATCGCGCGATCGGGCATGGCGGGGACACCGTCTGGTTCCATTCCTATATGTGGCTGTTTCCAGAGGCCGATATCGGGCTGTACATTTCGATGAACAGCGCGGGCAAGGACGGCGCCGCGGGCGCATTGCGCAGCGGCCTGTTTCACGAATTCGCCGATCGCTATCTTCCCGGACCGACGCCGACCGGGCGCGTTGACGAGGAGACTGCGCGCGAACACGCGGCGATGATCGCCGGCAACTATGTGTCCAGTCGCGGTGCCTTCACCAATTTCATGAGCGTGCTCAGCCTGCTCAGTCCGCTGCAGGTCGTGGTGGACGAGGACGGCAAGATCGCCTTGCCTGCGCTCGACGGCCTCAGCGCCGGCGCGCGCGACTGGGTCGAGGTCGAGCCGTTCCTCTGGGTCGATACCGCCACCGGGGAACGGCTGGCCGCGGAGGTGAAGGACGGCCGGGTCGTCCGGCTGAGCACCGATGCGGTCTCGCCCTTCATGGTGCTCGAGCCGGCATCTGCCGGCACCAACGGCGCCTGGCTGGTTCCTGCGCTGCTCGCGGCACTCGGCCTTGTCCTGCTTGCTGCGGTCGCCTGGCCCATACGCGCATTGGTGCGCCGCCATTTCGATGCGCCGTTCGCTTTGGAGGGGAATGCCCGGACAGCGTGGCGCCTGTCGCGCCTTTTCGCATGGCTGGTGCTGCTCGCCGTGGCCGGGTGGATCATGCTGGTGGTCGCGTTCAGCGACGATATCGGAGCGCTTGGCGGACCGCTCGACTGGCTCGTCATCCTGCTGCGCGTGCTGACGCCGGTTGCGACCGTCGGCCTGCTGGCGGCCTCCGCCTGGCACTCGTGGCTCTGCTTCCGCGACAAGCGGCGGTGGACCATGAAGCTGGGGGCCGCGCTGCTCGTGCTGGCGGCATTGGTGCTGGTCTGGGTGACACTGGCCTTCAACCTCTACGGCTTCTCGATGGTCTATTGA